The genomic region GGGATTTCTTGATCACAGGTACTTGGCCGAAGAGTTTGGGGGCCTAGTTGTAAGAGCGTTCGCATGTATGCGCCCACTCCTGATATGCCTACGCAATACATCTGAGGATTTAAGGGATAAACGTTGGTTTATGCGTAGGTTTGCCCTTTTAGCTGAGCTGATAGCGGAGTCCTTTTTGAAAAAGAGGTGGAAACAATATTTTGCAAAGCTTCTTACTGCCCAAACAAATCCTAAAGACGGTCCGGGATTATCTCTCCTAGCTTTGCAACTAGATGCCTATGTGAAGTGCGTAGAGAAGACAAGCCACGAGGAATTATGTACAGATTATCTTCCGGCCATAAGCTATTCGAAACAAAGTAGATGCGCTGAGAAGTATAACGAAGCACTATATGAACTACGTAGAAATAACAAACTTGAACCCAGAAGACTTAATGAATTAGCAGAGGAGCTAGTAAAGGCATGCATCATTGAGGGAGAGAAAAAAGATGATTTATCCCTCGTATGGGATGACTGGCTTGATGACGACTTAAGGAAGATACTCAAAAAGCTTTGTGGCTATAGACCTCCTAGGAAAGTAAATCAAAAGTAATGCTGCACATCTCAAGCGACAAACGAGAAGAAGGTATCAGTGCTGCCTAAGCTCCGTGATACTTCATAGAAAATAATGGAGCTGGGAGGATAAGGCCGTGCCGGCAGGTAAGCTCGTTTTTGTTGCGCGTGCTGCTTATGGTGCTCGTAATGCTTTCGCGTTTATTGCTTCTGCTCTTCGTCGTAGCGGGTTACTAGGTAAGCGTGTTGGCCTGGTTTTCGTTGACGAGAATCCTCTCGGTGTCGCGCGCGAGTTGCGTGAGCGCGGTAGGGAGGCGGTGGTGCTTTATGGGCTTAGTAGCCCTGTCTTCCTCGAGCTCATGGACGAGGTTGTTAGTGTTGCACGCGAGTTCCCCGTGGTTGTTGGGGGGCCTCATGCCGAGGGGGCTTATTGGCAGCTTCTCCGCCTAGGGGTTTACGCCGCTGTTGTCGGTGATGGGGAGAACGCTGTCATTGGTATCGCGGAGCACTTTCTCGGCGAAAGAGGGCTCGAGGACGTTCCCAATATCGCGTTTAGGTATGGCAATGGGTTCCGCGTCACGCGTATAGAGCTGGTAGAGCTTGATGACTATGAGCCGTTTAGCAGGGAGTATGGGCTCTACCCGCCGATAGAGATTATGAGGGGGTGTTTCTACCGGTGCAAGTTCTGCCAGGTACCGTGGCTCTTCAAGGCCCGCGTCCGGTTCCGCAGCGTAGACTCGACTGTTAGTGCTGCTAGGAGCTACGTGGAGGCCGGTAAGAGGCTAATACGCTTCGTCGCCCCGATAGGGCTCGCCTACATGTCCCATAGGCCCGGGGAGCCCAACGTAGAGGCCATTGAGGCCCTGCTGAGGGGCGTAAGGAGTGTCGGCGGGAAGCCCTTCCTGGGAACATTTCCGAGCGAGACTAGGCCAGAGTACGTGAACCCCGATGTGCTCCAGGTGCTGAGGCGGTTCGCCGAGAACAAGAGGCTAGCAATAGGCCTCCAGAGCGGGAGCAACCGTGTACTAGAGAGGAGCATGAGGGACCACACCGTTGAGGAGGCAATGGAGGCTATAAGGCTCGCGGCGAGACACGGCTTCCAGCCCGTGGTAGACCTCCTCTTCGGGCTCCCCGGCGAGGAGGAGGAAGACGTAGAGAAGACCGTCGAGATCATGCGAGAGCTTGC from Pyrofollis japonicus harbors:
- a CDS encoding TIGR04013 family B12-binding domain/radical SAM domain-containing protein, giving the protein MPAGKLVFVARAAYGARNAFAFIASALRRSGLLGKRVGLVFVDENPLGVARELRERGREAVVLYGLSSPVFLELMDEVVSVAREFPVVVGGPHAEGAYWQLLRLGVYAAVVGDGENAVIGIAEHFLGERGLEDVPNIAFRYGNGFRVTRIELVELDDYEPFSREYGLYPPIEIMRGCFYRCKFCQVPWLFKARVRFRSVDSTVSAARSYVEAGKRLIRFVAPIGLAYMSHRPGEPNVEAIEALLRGVRSVGGKPFLGTFPSETRPEYVNPDVLQVLRRFAENKRLAIGLQSGSNRVLERSMRDHTVEEAMEAIRLAARHGFQPVVDLLFGLPGEEEEDVEKTVEIMRELARIQAKMRLHAFIPLPGTPFARERPKPVHPRYKEAALRLTGKGLIEGDWEWQEKIAPAIYCLTAIDPVPSKEPKPSPRDKEYCEKYWSQWSQTLSPYKEVLQAVDR